The following are encoded together in the Actinoplanes sp. N902-109 genome:
- a CDS encoding TetR/AcrR family transcriptional regulator — MARVSQAQARENRQRVVQTAARLFRERGIQGVSVADLMAEAGLTHGGFYKQFASKEALVAEAVALAFEDLGADLHDRDQQHPGDHEAAREAFVAGYLSAAHRDDPGNGCATTGFGTDVAREPPDSPAREPFAAGVAEFAAWLGPTEDEALVTLATMVGALLIARATAGTPLADRILAAATSDLSGKGRVSR; from the coding sequence GGCCCGCGAGAACAGGCAGCGCGTGGTGCAGACCGCCGCCCGTTTGTTCCGGGAACGCGGCATCCAGGGCGTCAGCGTCGCCGACCTCATGGCCGAGGCGGGACTGACCCACGGCGGCTTCTACAAGCAGTTCGCGTCCAAGGAGGCGCTCGTGGCCGAGGCGGTGGCGCTCGCGTTCGAGGACCTCGGCGCCGACCTGCACGACCGGGACCAGCAGCACCCCGGCGACCACGAAGCCGCCCGCGAGGCGTTCGTGGCCGGTTACCTGTCCGCCGCCCACCGCGACGACCCGGGCAACGGCTGCGCCACCACCGGCTTCGGCACCGACGTGGCCCGCGAGCCCCCGGACAGCCCGGCGCGGGAACCGTTCGCCGCCGGGGTCGCCGAGTTCGCCGCCTGGCTCGGGCCCACCGAGGACGAGGCCCTGGTGACCCTGGCGACGATGGTGGGCGCGCTGCTGATCGCCCGGGCCACCGCGGGCACCCCGCTCGCCGATCGCATCCTCGCCGCGGCAACGTCCGATCTTTCCGGAAAGGGGCGCGTCAGCAGGTGA
- a CDS encoding PfkB family carbohydrate kinase, with the protein MRILCAGLATLDLIQRAERIPGVDEKVEALSTEVAAGGPATNAALTAAALGAEVTLLTAVGAHPLGDLIRADLAAYGIRLVDATPHLTTPPPVSSVTVLDGTGQRTIVSRNAAGTAAAVPEDLDLSSADAVLADGHHPALARAAARSGRPMVLDAGSWRPVFAELMPLAAVTACSSAFRPPRDPRRMGARAGAVTSGPDPVRWWSGEQSGTIAVPPVAAVDTAGAGDAFHGALVVAVARGDSLPDALSYAVSTAAVRVQHRGARAWLRHLPPVTPPA; encoded by the coding sequence ATGCGGATCCTGTGCGCCGGACTGGCCACGCTCGACCTGATCCAGCGGGCCGAGCGCATCCCCGGCGTGGACGAGAAGGTGGAGGCACTGTCCACCGAGGTCGCCGCGGGCGGGCCGGCCACCAACGCCGCACTCACGGCGGCGGCGCTGGGCGCGGAGGTCACGCTGCTCACGGCCGTCGGGGCGCATCCGCTGGGCGACCTCATCCGGGCCGACCTCGCCGCGTACGGAATACGCCTGGTCGACGCGACCCCGCACCTGACCACCCCGCCGCCGGTGTCGTCGGTGACGGTGCTCGACGGCACCGGGCAGCGCACGATCGTCAGCCGCAACGCGGCGGGCACCGCGGCGGCCGTACCGGAGGATCTGGATCTGTCGTCCGCGGACGCCGTGCTGGCCGACGGGCATCATCCCGCGCTGGCCCGGGCGGCGGCCCGCAGCGGGCGCCCGATGGTGCTGGACGCGGGCAGCTGGCGGCCGGTCTTCGCGGAGCTGATGCCGCTGGCCGCGGTGACCGCCTGCTCGTCGGCCTTCCGCCCACCGCGCGACCCGCGCCGGATGGGGGCCCGCGCCGGTGCCGTGACGAGCGGCCCCGACCCGGTGCGGTGGTGGTCGGGCGAGCAGTCCGGGACGATCGCCGTGCCGCCGGTCGCGGCGGTCGACACGGCCGGCGCCGGGGATGCGTTCCACGGCGCCCTGGTCGTCGCGGTGGCGCGCGGCGATTCCCTGCCCGACGCCCTCTCGTACGCCGTCAGCACGGCCGCGGTCCGCGTCCAGCACCGCGGCGCCCGGGCCTGGCTGCGGCACCTGCCCCCGGTCACCCCACCGGCCTGA
- the cydC gene encoding thiol reductant ABC exporter subunit CydC, translating to MNPLALLRPAGGRLLLAVLAGAGAAGAAVGLLATSAWLISRAALHPPVLHLMVAIVAVRAFGLSRGVLRYLERLLGHDAAFRILGALRERVYARLDRLAPAGLADFRRADLAQRLVADVDAVLDLVTRVLVPYAVALLVGTAAVLLVGSMVPVAGLTMAAGLVVVGVAVPLLQTTTARRADGRLAPLRGELAVASVDLLHGLSDLTAYGAVDRQLARVADVDARLRRAGERSAFTTGISAAVTALCTGVCVLVGLAAGAGQLRGELLAVVVLTPLAVFEMAGTLPAAAQHLVAARSALRRLAEVFAATPPVPTPADPLPLPAGPVTLGLTGVTAGWAPDRIAFEGFTLELAPGSRTALVGPSGSGKSTVAALLVRFLDPFAGTVTLNGVDLRRFDPADVRRLVTYLPEDAYLFDTTIADNLRIGRRDATGAELRAALARARLLDWVDTLPQGLETPVGEHGAHLSGGQRRRLALARALLTDARVLILDEPTEHLDDETARALTGDLLAAAGDRTVLLITHRTDDLPVHRVVPLGREVSPVG from the coding sequence GTGAACCCCCTTGCCCTGCTACGCCCCGCCGGGGGCCGGTTGCTGCTGGCCGTGCTGGCCGGTGCGGGCGCCGCCGGTGCGGCCGTCGGCCTGCTCGCCACCTCGGCCTGGCTCATCTCGCGGGCCGCGCTGCACCCGCCGGTGCTGCACCTGATGGTCGCCATCGTGGCGGTGCGGGCGTTCGGTCTCAGCCGTGGCGTGCTGCGCTACCTGGAACGGCTGCTCGGTCATGACGCCGCGTTCCGCATCCTCGGTGCATTGCGCGAACGGGTCTACGCCCGGCTGGACCGGCTGGCCCCGGCCGGGCTGGCCGACTTCCGCCGCGCCGACCTCGCCCAGCGCCTGGTCGCCGATGTGGACGCGGTGCTCGACCTGGTCACCCGGGTGCTGGTGCCCTATGCGGTGGCCCTGCTCGTCGGCACCGCCGCGGTGCTGCTGGTGGGCTCGATGGTGCCGGTCGCGGGTCTCACCATGGCGGCCGGGCTGGTCGTCGTCGGGGTGGCCGTGCCGCTGCTGCAGACCACCACCGCCCGCCGGGCCGACGGACGGCTGGCCCCGCTGCGCGGCGAGCTGGCCGTCGCCTCGGTCGATCTGCTGCACGGGCTCAGCGACCTGACCGCCTACGGCGCGGTGGACCGCCAGCTCGCCCGGGTGGCGGACGTGGACGCGAGACTGCGCCGGGCGGGGGAGCGGTCGGCGTTCACGACCGGTATCTCGGCCGCCGTCACCGCGCTGTGTACCGGGGTCTGCGTGCTGGTCGGCCTGGCCGCCGGAGCCGGCCAGCTGCGCGGGGAGCTGCTCGCGGTGGTCGTGCTGACCCCGCTGGCCGTCTTCGAGATGGCCGGTACGCTGCCGGCCGCTGCCCAGCACCTGGTGGCTGCCCGGTCCGCGCTGCGCCGGCTGGCCGAGGTCTTCGCCGCCACCCCGCCGGTCCCGACGCCGGCCGACCCGCTGCCGCTCCCGGCCGGGCCGGTGACGCTGGGCCTGACCGGGGTGACGGCGGGGTGGGCCCCGGACCGTATCGCCTTCGAGGGGTTCACCCTGGAACTCGCCCCGGGCAGCCGGACCGCCCTGGTGGGTCCGAGCGGCTCGGGCAAGTCGACGGTCGCGGCGCTGCTGGTGCGGTTCCTCGACCCGTTCGCCGGCACCGTCACGCTCAACGGCGTCGACCTGCGGCGCTTCGACCCCGCGGACGTCCGGCGGCTGGTGACCTACCTGCCGGAGGACGCCTACCTGTTCGACACCACCATCGCCGACAATCTGCGCATCGGCCGCCGCGACGCCACCGGGGCCGAGCTGCGGGCGGCGCTGGCCCGGGCCCGGCTGCTCGACTGGGTGGACACCCTGCCGCAGGGCCTGGAAACCCCGGTGGGTGAGCACGGCGCACACCTGTCCGGCGGCCAGCGGCGCCGGCTCGCCCTGGCCCGCGCCCTGCTCACCGATGCCCGGGTGCTGATCCTCGACGAGCCCACCGAGCACCTCGACGACGAAACGGCCCGCGCCCTGACCGGCGACCTGCTCGCCGCCGCCGGTGACCGCACGGTTCTGCTCATCACCCACCGCACCGACGACCTGCCGGTGCACCGGGTGGTCCCGCTCGGCCGGGAGGTCAGCCCGGTGGGGTGA
- the cydD gene encoding thiol reductant ABC exporter subunit CydD, with translation MKPLDPRLLRYARSTRAYLAGTVALGVALAALIVAQASLLADGITGVFLGGAGVHELVPTLLWLGVVVAGRAAVAWAQEVAAARSAAGVKSALRRQVLTRVAALGPGRGPDTGSVVTLVTRGLDALDGYFARYLPQLVLAVLVPVIVLARMWPADRIATVTIVLTLPLIPLFMALIGLHTEAANQRQFRLLSRLSHHFLDVVAGLPTLKLFGRSRAQAATIRRISEQQRTVTLRTLRTAFLSSLVLELLATLSVALVAVGIGLRLVSGHLDLATALLVLILAPEAYQPLRQVGAHFHASAEGLAAAGEAFAILETPVPAAATGRGPAPSGPIAFEDVVVRFPGRDDPALRLDTVIQPGEVVALTGPSGCGKSTALGVLLGFVTPESGRVTVGGVPLSEVDPARWRSRIAWVPQRSHLFAGTVRDNITVGAPGDPAAAAALAHAEDLDRLLGDDGTGLSAGQRQRVALARAFHRDAPVVLLDEPTANLDAGTAAGVMASIRRLSRGRTVVMAAHRPELIALADRVVAL, from the coding sequence GTGAAGCCCCTGGACCCGCGGCTGTTGCGGTACGCCCGCTCGACCCGGGCCTACCTGGCCGGCACGGTGGCGCTCGGGGTGGCGCTGGCCGCCCTGATCGTGGCCCAGGCGAGCCTGCTGGCCGACGGCATCACCGGGGTGTTCCTCGGCGGGGCCGGGGTGCACGAACTGGTGCCGACACTGCTCTGGCTGGGCGTGGTGGTGGCCGGGCGCGCCGCGGTGGCCTGGGCGCAGGAGGTGGCCGCCGCCCGGTCGGCTGCCGGGGTGAAGTCCGCGCTGCGCCGTCAGGTGCTGACCCGGGTGGCGGCGCTCGGGCCGGGCCGGGGCCCGGACACCGGCTCGGTGGTGACGCTGGTGACGCGCGGGCTCGACGCCCTGGACGGCTATTTCGCGCGCTATCTGCCGCAGCTCGTCCTGGCGGTGCTGGTGCCGGTGATCGTGCTGGCCCGGATGTGGCCGGCCGACCGCATCGCCACGGTGACCATCGTGCTGACCCTGCCGTTGATCCCGCTGTTCATGGCGCTGATCGGGCTGCACACCGAGGCCGCCAACCAGCGCCAGTTCCGGCTGTTGTCCCGGCTGTCACACCACTTCCTGGACGTGGTGGCCGGGCTGCCGACGCTCAAGCTGTTCGGGCGCTCCCGGGCGCAGGCCGCCACCATCCGGCGGATCAGCGAGCAGCAGCGCACCGTGACCCTGCGCACGCTGCGCACCGCGTTCCTGTCCTCGCTGGTGCTGGAGCTGCTGGCCACGCTGTCGGTCGCGCTGGTGGCGGTGGGCATCGGGCTGCGGCTGGTCAGCGGGCACCTCGACCTGGCCACCGCGCTGCTCGTGCTGATCCTGGCGCCGGAGGCGTACCAGCCGCTGCGTCAGGTCGGTGCCCACTTCCACGCGAGCGCCGAGGGTCTGGCCGCCGCCGGGGAGGCGTTCGCCATCCTGGAGACGCCGGTGCCGGCGGCGGCGACCGGCCGGGGACCGGCGCCCAGCGGCCCGATCGCGTTCGAGGACGTGGTCGTGCGGTTCCCCGGGCGGGACGATCCGGCGCTGCGGCTCGACACCGTCATCCAGCCGGGCGAGGTCGTCGCGCTCACCGGTCCGAGCGGCTGCGGCAAGTCGACGGCGCTGGGGGTGCTGCTCGGCTTCGTCACGCCGGAGTCCGGGCGGGTCACCGTCGGGGGAGTGCCACTGTCCGAGGTGGACCCGGCGCGCTGGCGGTCGCGGATCGCTTGGGTGCCGCAGCGGTCCCACCTGTTCGCCGGCACCGTGCGCGACAACATCACCGTCGGCGCCCCCGGCGATCCGGCAGCCGCCGCGGCGCTGGCTCACGCCGAGGATCTCGACCGGTTGCTCGGCGACGACGGCACCGGTCTGTCGGCCGGGCAACGCCAGCGGGTCGCGCTCGCCCGGGCGTTCCACCGCGACGCGCCGGTGGTGCTGCTCGACGAGCCGACCGCCAACCTCGACGCCGGCACCGCAGCGGGGGTGATGGCCTCGATCCGCCGGCTCAGCCGGGGCCGTACGGTGGTCATGGCCGCCCACCGCCCGGAACTCATCGCGCTCGCCGACCGGGTGGTGGCTCTGTGA
- the cydB gene encoding cytochrome d ubiquinol oxidase subunit II translates to MELTTVWFALITILWAGYFLLEGFDFGVGLLLPVLGRDDRERRLLINTIGPVWDGNEVWLLVAGGATFAAFPEWYATLFSGFYLPLLLILVALIVRGVAFEYRGKRDGATWKRRWDLSIVLGSLIPAVLWGVAFGNIVRGVRLDARHEYVGGFFDLLNPYSLLGGLTTLTLFTLHGAVFLALKTDGEIRRRAGALAWQLSVPALVVAGAFLLWTVLAHPDAAGAVIALAAALALTGAVLATRVRREGWAFLATAATIVLAVVALFVTLFPDVMPSSIADANSLTTTNAASTPYTLKVMTWVAAVFTPVVLAYQGWTYWVFRKRLTVERIPA, encoded by the coding sequence GTGGAACTCACCACCGTCTGGTTCGCCCTGATCACCATCCTCTGGGCCGGCTACTTCCTGCTGGAGGGCTTCGACTTCGGCGTCGGGCTGCTGCTGCCCGTGCTGGGCCGCGACGACCGCGAGCGGCGGCTGCTGATCAACACCATCGGCCCGGTCTGGGACGGCAACGAGGTGTGGCTGCTCGTCGCCGGCGGCGCCACCTTCGCCGCGTTCCCGGAGTGGTACGCCACCCTGTTCTCCGGGTTCTACCTGCCGCTGCTGCTGATCCTGGTGGCGCTGATCGTGCGCGGCGTCGCCTTCGAGTACCGCGGCAAGCGGGACGGCGCCACCTGGAAGCGCCGCTGGGATTTGTCGATCGTGCTGGGCAGCCTGATCCCGGCCGTGCTGTGGGGCGTGGCCTTCGGCAACATCGTGCGCGGGGTGCGGCTGGACGCCCGGCACGAGTACGTCGGCGGTTTCTTCGACCTGCTCAACCCGTACTCGCTGCTCGGCGGGCTGACCACGCTGACGCTGTTCACCCTGCACGGCGCGGTGTTCCTGGCGCTCAAGACCGACGGCGAGATCCGCCGGCGGGCCGGGGCGCTCGCCTGGCAGCTCAGCGTGCCGGCGCTGGTGGTGGCCGGCGCTTTCCTGCTCTGGACCGTGCTCGCCCACCCGGACGCGGCCGGTGCGGTCATCGCGCTCGCTGCGGCGCTCGCGCTCACCGGTGCCGTGCTCGCGACCCGGGTACGCCGCGAGGGCTGGGCCTTCCTGGCCACGGCAGCCACCATCGTGCTCGCGGTGGTGGCCCTGTTCGTGACGCTGTTCCCGGATGTCATGCCCTCCTCGATCGCCGACGCCAACAGCTTGACCACCACCAACGCGGCTTCGACGCCGTACACGCTCAAGGTGATGACCTGGGTGGCGGCGGTCTTCACCCCGGTCGTGCTGGCGTACCAGGGCTGGACCTACTGGGTGTTCCGCAAGCGGCTCACGGTCGAGCGGATCCCCGCGTGA